acagaagtgaACAAATGTGAGCACCTGGGGAAtgagagtggagctaggcactgcaggacctggattaacctccacatcaccagaggaacagaggagaagtaggataagggtacggctaaaggctatacgaactggccgtctagcacgttcggaacagagtaaaaggagcaagtttctgggcacgatagcatagattcaaggcatggTGTATGgtacaaaggtaaggtaggatgagagtacattggaggtaaatcTAGGCATTGAATAGTGATGAGAGAGATGtctaaaccaggtgatgtcatcacatatgtaggaggtggaacaacatggttggttaaggcatattgagcagggctagaggctctacagtgaaatagacagtaatcactaaccaggattGTAATGAataaggcatattgatattagagagaggcatgcgtagccaagtgaacatatggatccagtgagtggttgggctgactggggacacagcgattcagacagttagcaggccgatgctaacaagctaacagttagtaggccggggctaaacaagctagcagttagcaagccgggttagcaagcaagcaagcagttagcaggggctagcagttacagaccgggcaggcaagctagcactTAGCAGGCCGGGGTCTGGAAGCTAGCAGTTAGTCGACAGGGGGCAAGCTAGCAGTTCGCAAGCCGGGTtagcaagcagttagcagactgggttagctagcagttagcaggggctagcaGTTAACAGAccgggcaagctagcagttagcagactggGGCCGGCAAGCTAGCaattagcagaccgggttagccagcaagcagatagcaggggctagcaagttagcctttgggggacgtcgcgatgggggtaagtctgttttaGCCTCTTCGTGcagtgacgtcgatagaccagtcgtggaattacttgggttccaagtagctctaggtagttagctggttagcagaatgggccttcagcgggcgtcgcacctgaggggcctgttggagtcctcgggcagattatgtcgatatTCAAGTCGTAGTGGATCTGCGGGGTTCCGTGCCCCGTACCGGCtgtagaaggggtccggatattgtagcccaggagtatacttcggtggtagcacaggatcCCTgaccgggctagcttcaagctaattgGTGCTTGGTCTGGGATGGAAATGCAAGCCAGGAGTAGTGATCCGGGACTGCAGAtggctagttgtgaagatccagatgaaaatgttcagtttgtTGTAGGAATCAGGGGATAAAAGTTATAGGtgcgttatgctctggttagtcACGTTGTTGGAACTGgagagagctttccgagctgaaggttagctgatgtCCGCTgacaatggtttgctgactgatagctggtagttagctggcttgCTTCAGTTGAAGTattccagatccgaagtaaatataaatacattagaaaaaaaagcagatccacgccTCATTggatgaggcgggttgcaggagagaatttagaagttgaggtttagcaaatTATTTTAAATGATAGATATGCGGAAAAAAAAGATGTAAACGATATATGCAAGAGACACAACAGGACGAAGACATcagactgctacgccatcttggattcaaAGGGTCTGAGCCGTATCTCtctataacagggtctgagccatatctctatataacagggtctgagccatatctctctataacagggtctgagccatatctctatataacagtgtctaagccatatctctatataacagggtctgagccatatctctatataacagggtctgagccatatctctctataacagggtctgagccatatctctatctaacagggtctgagccatgtctctttataacagggtctgagccatatctctacataacagggtctgagccatatctctatataacagggtctgagacatatctctacataacagggtctgagccatatctctatataacagggtctgagccatatctctacataacagggtctgagccatatctctatataacagggtctgagccatatctctgtataacagggtctgagccatatctctatataacagggtctgagccatatctctttataacagggtctgagccatatctctttataacagggtctgagccatatctctttataacagggtctgagccatatctctacataacagggtctgagccatatctctacataacagggtctgagccatatctctatataacagggtctgagccatatctctatataacagggtctgagccatatctctgtataacagggtctgagccgtATCTCtctataacagggtctgagccatatctctatataacagggtctgagccatatctctatataacagggtctgagccatgtctctatataacagggtctgagccatatctctacataacagggtctgagccatatctctatataacagggtctgagccatatctctacataacagggtctgagccatatctctatataacagggtctgagccatatctctatataacagggtctgagccatatctctacataacagggtctgagccatatctctatataacagggtctgagccatatctctgtataacagggtctgagccatatctctgtataatagggtctgagccatatctctatataacagggtctgagccatatctctatataacagggtctgagccatatctctctataacagggtctgaaccatatctctatataacagggtctgagccatatctctgtataacagggtctgagccatatctctttataacagggtctgagccatgtctctatataacagggtctgagccatatctctacataacagggtctgagccatatctctatataacagggtctgagccatatctctttataacagggtctgagccatgtctctatataacagggtctgagccatatctctacataacagggtctgagccatatctctatataacagggtctgagccatatctctacataacagggtctgagccatatctctatataacagggtctgagccatatctctacataacagggtctgagccatatctctgtataacagggtctgagccatatctctttataacagggtctgagccatgtctctatataacagggtctgagccatatctctacataacagggtctgagccatatctctatataacagggtctgagccatatctctacataacagggtctgagccatatctctatataacagggtctgagccatatctctacataacagggtctgagccatatctctacataacagggtctgagccatatctctatataacagggtctgagccatatctctacataacagggtctgagccatatctctatataacagggtctgagccatatctctatataacagggtctgagccatatctttacataacagggtctgagccatatctctttataacagggtctgagccatatctctatctaacagggtctgagccatatctctatataacagggtctgagccatatctctacataacagggtctgagccatatctctatataacagggtctgagccatatctctacataacagggtctgagccatatctctacataacagggtctgagccatatctctatataacagggtctgagccatatctctgtataactgggtctgagccatatctctgtataacagggtctgagccatatctctatataacagggtctgagccatatctctttataacagggtctgagccatatctctttataacagggtctgagccatatctctttataacagggtctgagccatatctctatctaacagggtctgagccatatctctatataacagggtctgagccatatctctacataacagggtctgagccatatctctatataacagggtctgagccatatctctgtataacagggtctgagccatatctctgtataacagggtctgagccacaTCTctgtataacagggtctgagccatatctctgtataacagggtctgagccatatctctatataacagggtctgagccatatctctatataacagggtctgagccatatctctacataacagggtctgagccatatctctgtataacagggtctgagccatatctctgtataacagggtctgagccatatctctatataacagggtctgagccatatctctacataacagggtctgagccatatctctgtacaacagggtctgagccatatctctatataacagggtctgagccgtatctctatataacagggtctgagccgtATCTctgtataacagggtctgagccatatctctttataacagggtctgagccatatctctatctaacagggtctgagccatatctctttataacagggtctgagccatatctctttataacagggtctgagccatatctctatctaacagggtctgagccatatctctatataacagggtctgagccatatctctacataacagggtctgagccatatctctacataacaggttctgagccatatctctacataacagggtctgagccatatctctacataacagggtctgagccatatctctatataacagggtctgagccatatctctgtataacagggtctgagccatatctctatataacagggtctgagccatatctctacataacagggtctgagccatatctctgtataacagggtctgagccatatctctgtataacagggtctgagccatatctcaattttttttttacttaactagccaggtcagttgagaacaaattcttattttcaatgacggcctaggaacagtgggttaagtgccttgttcaggggcagaacaacagatttttaccttgtcagcaaaGAGATTCAATctggcaaccttttggttactagtccaacgctctagccactaggctacctgccacccatatATATCAGGGTCTGAGCCATGTCTCTGTGTAACAGGGTCTGCgcaaaatcaaatacaattgtattggtcacatacacatggttaactcGATCAGTGCGATCAACATTGTAACCACCTATACAAATATCCTTATCAAAAACAGACTTGCTGAGCCAGGTTTCAGAAAACACAATTACATCGGCATCAGTTGATTTTAGCCCAATTCCTAACCCCATGCATTTTTGACAACAGGCTGCGTACGTTTAAATGCAAAATACCAAAGAAAGATCTAGAATTAAAACTAATAtaaccccaccatcaatacactaatatgaccccaccatcaatacactgatatgaccccaccatcaatacacactgatatgaccccaccatcaatacacactgatatgaccccaccatcaacacactgatatgaccccaccatcaatatacACTGATATGatcccaccatcaatacactgatatgaccccaccatcaatacacactgatatgaccccaccatcaatacacactaatatgaccccaccatcaatacactaatatgaccccaccatcaatacactaatatgaccccaccatcaacacactgatatgaccccaccatcaatatacACTGATATGatcccaccatcaatacactgatatgaccccaccatcaatacacactgatatgaccccaccatcaatacacactaatatgaccccaccatcaatacactaatatgaccccaccatcaatacactaatatgaccccaccatcaatacacaccgaTATGACCCCACCTTcaatacactgatatgaccccaccatcaatacactgatatgaccccaccatcaatacactgatatgaccccaccatcaatacacactgatatgaccccaccatcaatacacactaatatgaccccaccatcaatacactaatatgaccccaccatcaatacactaatatgaccccaccatcaatacactaatatgaccccaccatcaatacacactgatatgaccccaccatcaatacactgatatgaccccaccatctatacacactaatatgaccccaccatcaatacactgatatgaccacaccatcaatacacactgatatgaccccaccatcaatacactaatatgaccccaccatcaatacacactgatatgaccccaccatcaatacacactgatatgaccccaccatcaatacacactgatatgaccccaccatcaatacactaatatgaccccaccatcaatacacactaatatgaccccaccatcaatacacactgatatgaccccaccatcaatacacactgatatgaccccaccatcaatacactaatatgaccccaccatcaatacacactaatatgaccccaccatcaatacacactgatatgaccccaccatcaatacactaatatgaccccaccatcaacacacaaatatgaccccaccatcaacacacaaatatgaccccaccatcaatacacactgatatgaccccaccatcaatacactgatATGACCGCACCATcaacacactaatatgaccccaccatcaatacacactgatatgaccccaccatcaatacacactgatatgaccccaccatcaatacactgatatgaccccaccatcaatacactgatatgaccccaccatcaatacacactgatatgaccccaccatcaatacacactaatatgaccccaccatcaatacacactgatatgaccccaccatcaatacacactgatatgaccccaccatcaatacacactaatatgaccccaccatcaatacacactgatatgaccccaccatcaatacacactgatatgaccccaccatcaatacactgatatgaccccaccatcaatacacactgatatgaccccaccatcaatacacactgatatgaccccaccatcaacacacactgatatgaccccaccatcaatacactaatatgacccaccatcaatacacactgatatgaccccaccatcaaaacactgatatgaccccaccatcaatatacactgatatgaccccaccatcaatatacactgatatgaccccaccatcaatacacactgatatgaccccaccatcaatatacactgatatgaccccaccatcaatacactaatatgaccccaccatcaaaaCACTGAAATGACCCCACCATCAaaacactgatatgaccccaccatcaatatacactgatatgaccccaccatcaatatacactgatatgaccccaccatcaatatacactaatatgaccccaccatcaatacactgatatgaccccaccatcaatacacactgatgaCCCCACCATCAAAACACTGAAATGACCCCACCATCAaaacactgatatgaccccaccatcaatacactgatatgaccccaccatcaatacactaatatgaccccaccatcaatacactgatatgaccccaccatcaatacactgatatgaccccaccatcaatacacactgatatgaccccaccatcaatacacactgatatgaccccaccatcaatacactaatatgaccccaccatcaatacactaatatgaccccaccatcaatacactaatatgaccccaccatcaatacacactgatatgaccccaccatcaatacacactaatatgaccccaccatcaatacactaatatgaccccaccatcaatacacactgatatgaccccgccatcaatacacactaatatgaccccaccatcaatacactaatatgaccccaccatcaatacactaatattaccccaccatcaatacacactgatatgaccccaccatcaatacacactaatataaccccaccatcaatacacactgatatgaccccaccatcaatacactaatatgaccccaccatcaatatacactgatatgaccccaccatcaagaCCCTAATTTGACCCCAACATCAATAGACTTTACGCCTGTATTTCTTTTcacacaagactcgtctgaaggtagaCCAGTTTGAAAAATGAATAGATGTATACAGTTTATTAGATTCACCCATCTAGTTCTGGGTTGGACCCTCCCATTGCCACCAGAAAAGCCTGAATTCTTCAGGTCTTGGAAACATtcctcaattggtatcaagggacttAACGTGTTCCTGGGAAACATCATTACACCTCCTCCACCAGCCTGTActttgacaccaggcaggatgtggCCGTGGACTGATGCAGCTTCCACCAAATCTTGACTCTACCATCAGCATGAtgcaacaggaaccgggattgATCAGGCCAGGCGATGTTTTCCACTCAATTGTCCAGCTCGCATGACATCTGCCATTCTGTTTTGACCtttcatcaacgagctgttttcacccTAAAGACCTGCCACAGAATGGAAGATTTTTGCTTGTCACACCATTccccagccatgcaatctccatagacaaacattggccgtAGAATTGCCTTACACAAGAGCTCAGTGAccttcaatgtggcaccgtcataggaaaccaccttttcaacaagtcagtttgtaaaaagTCTTCCAGGAGAACGTTAACTgctcgaatgcatagtgccaactaaagtttggtggagggataatggtctggggcggttcatggttcgggcccttagtttcagtgaaggaaaatcttaatgcTACTGCGTACAttgtagacaattctgtgcttccaattttgtggaATCAGTTTGGGGAGGGCCCTTTCCAGTTTCAGCATGACGATCCCCGTGCAGGTTTATACATAAATGgtttgagattggtgtggaagaacttgactggcctgcaccgagccctgacctcaactcaaaTCGAATACTTTGGATTAATTGAAACACCAACTAcgaaccaggcctaatcgccttAAATCAGTGCCAGACCCcactaatgctgttgtggctgaatggaagcacgtccccacagcaatgttccaacatctagtgtaaagccttcccagaagagtagaggctgttatagcaaaggtgtaagggttttctggtgaaagagaagcggaccaaaaagcagcatggtggttattcatgttctttcatttataaagaaactacacatgagataactaacaaaaacaacaaacgtgagaaaacctaaaccagtcctatctggtgcaaacacagagacaggaacaatcacccacaaacacacagtgaaacccaggctacctaagtatgattctcaatcagagacaactaatgacacctgcctctgattgagaaccatactaggccaaaacatagaaatccccaaaacctagaaaaacaaacatagactgcccacccaactcacgccctgaccatactaactaaatacaaaacacaggaaataaaggtcagaacgtgacaacagggggagggggaccaactccatgatTTTgttaatgagatgtttgacaagcaggtgttcacatactgtGTCATGTGGTGTGTGTTTTAATTATAAAATTACAGGCTGAACATTTACTTACCCCACTAAAGTTATTAATTTCACTTCTTTGATGTCCTGTTCACACAGAGCAATGATGTGAATCACCCACACATTCTAGCTCGCTAATACTGTACTGAACATGTTCATTTTCTGGCAAGCTTCCTCCAAACATTGGCATGAACATGAAGTTCCCTAACCATTAATAGATCAGTCTGGCCCTAAATGATCAGATGGCATCAACATGTAACAAAACCAGGGAACATGAATCATCTTTCATCCTACAAGTTCTAATACAACATTTACTCGTGTAAAGATGAAGAGCATGTACTTTATTTTACAGGGTGATATAATGCATGAAGCAAACAAGGGAATGATTTAGTGAAATGTGACGATGTAGAATCAGTCAAGGGATCTTTCATCCCTCTGTGGTCTGGAACAATTCTTCAGACTCAGAGTAGCATGGTTCTGATTCTGGACTCTGAACTCCTGTATATATTGGAATGACATGACGATGTCTATGGAGGACCACAGCTGTCATAATTAGAATTACATtagaagagatgaagagatgtCATGACAGAGGGACACAGGAAGAAGGGAGATCATGACACTGAAATCATTGGAGCATCTTGTAAAGAAAGCATAAAGAGGTCCAAGGTAGGAAGCAAGGTAGGAAGCAAGAGTAGTGATGTGTCGGACTATATAGTGGGGCCTCCTTTACCACCACAGGGCCTCATTTAGACTTAGTGGAACAGTTGATTCTAGCAGTGCCTGGTGGAGTGTCAGTACCCTGGATCTTCTGTCCAGAACTGTTCACACACCAACAGTAACCTACCAGAAAGAGACATGTTAGTAACCTGTTACATAATacaatatttacacaaatatacattttactGTAACACATTGAATTGTCACGTACAACTGCATTGGAgcatttattgtgtgtgtgtgtgtgtgttttaacctgTAGAGCCCCAACATTGCTCAGGGGTGTATTGTCCAGCGGCGTCACACATGGGGATGTAGGCTCCAACTTGGCCATGTGGCACGGCAGCATTTCTAGCATCCTCACATGGGGTCTTGGGTCGTATCGCACCATCTGGACACACAGGCAACATACATTGTAATGTGGACATAACATAAAAATTATGGATATACATTCTGGAATCATGGACTGTGTTCTATATGGGACCCTGTTCCactttgggccctggtcaggaGACTGCATCCTATATGGGACCCTGTTCCCCTTTGGGCACTGGTCAGGAGACTGCATCCTATATGGGACCCTGTTCCCCGAAGGGCCCTGGTCAGGAGAAGTGCCCTATACAGAATAGGAAGCCATTTCAGATGTACATTTCTGAAATATTCAGTTGTTGCTTCACTACTTCAGAGATCTtcactgggtctctccctctgtcctgcctgtgagttaaattctccctcctctcctttttaAGGACCCGTCCAGTCAGAACCCTCCCTCTGGAACCCCGCCCGGAGAGTTGGATGTCCAAAATGGCGGCGAGTAGTGAAGAAAAAAAATGCAGGAAATTAAGAAGTAATTGTTTTGGCAACAGCTGTGCTGGATTGAGAACAATATGGCTGTCAGTTCTGATGGTATGTAGCAAGAGGATGAGGGTTAAGGACCTGAATGGTCGGTAGTGGAAAGACccaggaagaagagagatcatgacacagaaagacaggaagaagagagatcatgacacagaaagacaggaagaagagagatcatgatacagaaagacaggaagaagagagatcatgacacagaaagacaggaagaagagagatcatgacacagaaagacaggaagaagagagatcatgacacagaaagacaggaagaagagagatcatgatacagaaagacaggaagaagagagatcatgacacagaaagacaggaagaagagagatcatgacacagaaagacaggaagaagagagatcatgatacagaaagacaggaagaagagagatcatgacacagaaagacaggaagaagagagatcatgatacagaaagacaggaagaagagagataatgacacaggaagaagagagatcatgaCACAGAAATCAGTTTAGCATCTTGTAAAGAAAGCATAAAGAGGTCCAAGGTAGGAATCAAGAGTAGTGATGTGTTGGAGTTTAAAGTGGTGATGGTGTTGGATGAGACCACAGGGCCTCACTTACTCTGGGTGGAACAGATGATTCTAGCAGTGCCTGGTGGAGTGTCAGTACCCTGGATCTTCTGTCCAGAACTGTTCACACACCAACAGTAACCTACCAGAAATGGACATGTTAATAACCTgttaaatatataatatttaCACATTTTACTGTAACATATTGAATTGTCATGTTCAACTGAATTGGAGcatttatagtgtgtgtgtgtgtgtgttttaacctgTAGAGCCCCAACATTGCTCAGGGGTGTATTGTCCAGCGGCGTCACACGTGGGGATGTAGGCTCCAACTTGGCCATGTGGCACGGAATCTCTAGCATCCTCACATGGGGGCTTGGGTAGTATCATAGTATCTGGAAACAGGTAACATGAACTGTAATGTGGACATAATATTGCAGGACAATATACATTTCTGGACATACATTCTGGAATCTTGGGGTGCGTCCCATATGGGTCCTATTCAGAAGTAGTTTTTacggaatagggttccatttcagATGATACCTAGGTACTTCCTGGATAAATATTAATTCTGCTACTTGTTTAAAACGCCTGTGGAGTCAAATTCCAGTTTCGTataacagctgatgaaactaagactGAAAATTgtatcagtgttatttcctgatagttgctagACAATCCAATGATACATCCAGTTGAATGATCAAACCATTCATATCAGAATACCTCAGTCCAGCATCTAGACACCAATATACATCTCTGGTACTAgaggagtggcaggtagcctgcagttagagagttgggccagtagtTCAAATCAGTGAGCTGACAAGTTGATATATCCATCTatgtgcccttaagcaaggcacaACCTTCATTTCTCCAGTGTCCAGGTTGATAATGGCAGACCTCTCAGAGGGTGTCCCATGGAGAACCGGTAATGAATAGACACACATTTCCAAATCACACCTGTGTATTAACACCTACATGTGTGAAGTAGGTGTGGTATGTTTAATTAAGATGTTGGTGGGTTGGTGTGACGTCTGTCACGCTTACCTCCCAGAGCAAAAGCCGTGCTGACAAGCAGAATGATGGTCAATATCGCCATGGTGATAgtctcctgagagagagaaagagagattagtTGAGCATTTTAAAGGATCTGGAATGGCTGTGggtactagaggagaggttaaggAAATCCACTATTGGGTACAAAACCGAAATAACAGCCAAAGCAGCATTTTCTAAACCCAGTCCTGAGGACCCCAAGAAGAAGTATGGGCAACACGGTGCTACTAGTCTTCTGATGTAACTCAGTCCTGAGGACCCCAAGAAGAAGTATGGGCAACACGGTGCTAATAGTCTTCTGATGTAACCCAGTCCTGAGGACCCCAAGAAGAAGTATGGGCAACACGGTGCTACTAGTCTTCTGATGTAACTCAGTCCTGAGGACCCCAAGAAGAAGTATGGGCAACACGGTGCTACTAGTCTTCTGATGTAACCCAGTCCTGAGGACCCCAAGAAGAAGTATGGGCAACACGGTGCTAATAGTCTTCTGATGTAACCCAGTCCTGAGGACCCCAAGAAGAAGTATGGGCAACACGGTGCTACTAGTCTTCTGATGTAACCCAGTCCTGAGGACCCCAAGAAGAAGTATGGGCAACACGGTGCTACTAGTCTTCTGATGTAACCCAGTCCTGAGGACCCCAAGAAGAAGTATGGGCAACACGGTGCTAATAGTCTTCTGATGTAACCCAGTCCTGAGGACCCCAAGAAGAAGTATGGGCAACACGGTGCTACTAGTCTTCTGATGTAACCCAGTCCTGAGGACCCCAAGAAGAAGTATGGGCAACACGGTGCTACTAGTCTTCTGATGTAACCCAGTCCTAAGGACCCCAAGAAGAAGTATGGGCAACACGGTGCTACTAGTCTTCTGATGTAA
The window above is part of the Oncorhynchus gorbuscha isolate QuinsamMale2020 ecotype Even-year linkage group LG21, OgorEven_v1.0, whole genome shotgun sequence genome. Proteins encoded here:
- the LOC124008323 gene encoding saxiphilin-like — its product is MAILTIILLVSTAFALGDTMILPKPPCEDARDSVPHGQVGAYIPTCDAAGQYTPEQCWGSTGYCWCVNSSGQKIQGTDTPPGTARIICSTQNGAIRPKTPCEDARNAAVPHGQVGAYIPMCDAAGQYTPEQCWGSTGYCWCVNSSGQKIQGTDTPPGTARINCSTKSK